The DNA window GCGGTGTTCGAGCTGGTCGACCGGGCGCGAGTGGACGACGCTGCCGCCGGTCTGCTCGATCAGTTGAGCCGGCTCCCGGCCCTGCGCCGGGACCGGGTCCATCTGGTCTCCCTCGCCTGGGCGGCGATCATCGGACTGCTCGCCGCCGAGACCCCGGAGGCGCGGAAGCGGGCCTACGCCGCGTTCGCCGCGTTGGACCCCGCCGAACAGGCGGACTTCCTCTCGTACGTGCGCGCGGAGCGGATTGAGGACGCGCATCCACGCGTCTGAGGGGTGCTGCCCCGACTTGGGCCAGCAGTAGGAGAACGGTCGGCCGGGGAGGCGGGGCGCACCGGACGATGGCAGATCCAGTCCCCGGTCTGGGCATCGACCCGTTTCGGCGCGCCCCCGCACGTGTCGCCCGTTCAGTCGTTCTCGGGGAACCCCATGCTCAGCGAGCTACGCGTCGAGGTGACCCACCGTGAGGTGACCGCCTTCTGACGGGTGAAGAACGCGAACCCTTCCGGACCGTACGCGGGAGCGTCACCGAGAAGTGAGTCCTTCCAGCCGCCGAAGGCGAAGTAGGAGACCGGTACGGGAACCGGGACGTTCACTCCGACCATGCCCACCTGAACCTCGCGTTCGAAGCGTCGGGCGGCGCGGCCGTCGTTGGTGAAGATGGCCGTCCCGTTGCCGAACTGGCTGGAGTTGATGAGACGTAGCCCTTCGTCGAGGTCCTTCACGCGGACCACCGCGAGCACGGGGCCGAAGATCTCGTCCTCGTACGCCTTCGAGGTCGTCGGAACCCCGTCCAGGAGCGTGGGGCCGAGCCAGAAACCGTTCTCGTGGCCGTCCACCCGGCAGTGGCGGCCGTCCACCAGCACCGTGGCGCCGTCGCGTTCGGCGATGTCGATATAGCTGGCCACCCGGTCCCGGTGTTGGCGGGTGATCAGCGGGCCCATGTCCGGGTCGGTGCGGCCGTCGCCGACCCGCAGCCTCGCGGCCCGCTCCTGGATCCGCGCGTTCAGCTCGTCGGCGATCGACTCCTCGGCAAGGACGACGGAGATGGCCATGCATCTTTCGCCGGCCGACCCGAATCCACCGGACACCGCCTGGTCCGCGGCGGCGTCGAGGTCGGCGTCGGCAAGCACGAGCATGTGGTTCTTCGCGCCACCGAAGGCCTGAACGCGTTTTCCGACCCGCGCTGCGGACTCGTAGATCGAACGCGCCACCGGCGTCGACCCGACGAAGGAGACCGCCTGTACGTCCGGGTGGTGCAGCAGGGCTTCGACAGCGACGCGGTCGCCCTGGAGAACGTTGAACACCCCGTCGGGGAGCCCGGCGGCCTTCCAGAGCTCGGCCAGCCAGAGCGCCGCCGACGGCACCCGCTCACTCGGCTTGAGCACCACCGTGTTGCCGACGGCGATCGCGATGGGGGTGAACCACAGGGGCACCATCGCCGGGAAGTTGAACGGGCTGATCACGGCAACGACACCGAGTGGTTGCCGTACGGAATGCACATCGACGCCGGTGGACACGTTCTGTGCGTAACGTCCGCTGGTGAGGTGTGGGAACGCGGTCGCGAGGTCGACGACCTCAAGTCCGCGCTGCACCTCGGCCGCCGCGTCGGACACGGCCTTGCCGTGCTCACCGGTGATGATCCGCGCGAGTTCCTCCTTACGGCTGTTCAGCAGCTCGCGAAACCGGAAGACCACCGTCTGCCGTCTGGCGGCCGAGAGCTGAGACCATTCCTCGAAGGCGTGCCTGGCTGCCTCGACCGCGGCGGCGGTCTCGGTGGCGTCGGCCAGCACCACCTCCCTCGTGGCCGCTCCGAGCGCGGGGTCGAAGACGGCCGCCCGGCGCGCGGTTTCGCTGGCCACCCGACGCCCGTTGATCCAATGTCCGAGCGTCGGCTTGTTCGGGTCACTCACGTTCGATCCTCCAGTTCGGTTGGCAGGTTGAGTTACCGGCCCGACGTTCCGGCCGGCCGGCCCGCCTCGGGCGAGCGTGGGGTGGTGTTCAGTACGTGCCGGCCAGTCCCTCGACCAACCGGGCTGCGGACAGCGCTCGTTCCTCGTCCAGGGCCACGCACTGCATCCCGACCGGGAGTCCTCGCTCGTCTGTCCCGAAGGGAACGGTGACCGCGGCCAGTGGAGACCAGTTGACGGGCGCGCAGAAGCGGGTCAGTTGGCGGCTGGCACCGGTGAGTTCGGCGCGCGGACGCGAGTCGTCGTCGACGGCGGTGCGCAACGGCGCGGTGGTCGGGACGGTCGGCAGCACGAGCGCGTCGCACACCGAGAAGGCCGCCATCAGACGCTCGGTCAGGTGCGTGAGGGTCTTCCACGCGGCCAGCAGGTCAGCCGCGGTGTGCTGCGCCGCCGCGTCGAGAACGGTCCTGAGGCCACGGCTGTAGAGTCCCCGTCCGGCCGGATACCAGCCGGCTGCGTGGTGGGCCTGGTAGGCATCGGCGAAGAGCGGGACCAGCCGGACGGGATACCACTCGTCGAAGGCCGGGACCTGGACCGTCACCGTCGACACCCGGCTGTGCCGCGCCAGGCTCTCGCCGAGGTGCTCGTAGGCGATGCCGACGGCGGACTCCACGTCGCCGAGGTCCGCCGGGGCCAGGACGCCGAGGCGGTTAACGTCGACGGCGGTCGTCGGCCGCCCCGACATGGCGGACCAGAGGGCGGACAGGTCCCGCACGTTCGCCGCCAGGGGACCGCACGAGTCGGCTATCGGCGACAGCGGGATCTGGCCGGCCATGTCGACCGAGTGGGTACGCGGCTTCAGGCCGGCGACGCCGCAGAGCGCCGCCGGGATCCTGATCGATCCGCCGGTGTCGGTGCCGAGTGCGCCCAGGACTTCCCCGGCGGCGACTGCGGCTGCGGACCCTCCGCTGGAACCCCCCGCGATGCGGGTGAGGTCGTGGGGATTCCGCGTCGTCGGCGTGACCGTTCCCATGGCCATCTCGTGGGTGTGCGTCTTGCCGATCAGGACCGCTCCGGCGGCACGCAGGGCGCGTACCACCGTCGCGTCGTGCTCCGCTGCCGGTGCGCCGCTGAACAGGCGCGACCCTGCCCGGGTCGGCATTCCCGCCACATCGATGACGTCCTTGACGGCGAGGGGGATACCGAACAGCGGTGACCGGGGCTGGTATCCGGCGTCCAGCATGGCGTCGAGTTCGGCCGCTCGCGCACTGGCCTGCGCGGCGTCGATGTGGGCGAACGCGTGGACGTGCCGCTCGATGTCCGCGCAACGGTTGAGCGAGGTCTCCACGAGTTCGGTCACTGTCACGGATCCCGCGCGCAGCCTCCGCGCCGACTCGACGATCCCCTGGTCGCTGTCCCCGGAACCGGGCGTGACGCATCCGGCCGCGGCGACCGGCACCGACCGTCGAGGCTCGGACGCTTCTCGAGGCGCTTGGACAGTAATCGGATTCAGCCTTTCCGTGTAAGGGTTTCCGGTGCTCAGACCTTCAGGGACTTCTCTCCGGGGACCCAGTAGAGGATGCGGCGACGGACGATTCGGACGATCACGTTCAGCGTGATGCCGACCGCGCACAGGATCAGCAGGCAGGCGAAGACGGCGCCGGTGTTCATCCGGTACTGCGCCTGGAGGATGAGCACTCCGAGGCCCGCCTGGGCGCCGACGAACTCCCCGACGATCGCGCCGAGGGTGGAGAAGACCACGGCCATCTCGAAGCCCGTGAAGATGCTGGGCAGGGCGCTGGGAAGCAACAGCTTGCGCCTGATCTGCCCCCGGGTGGCCCGGTGCACCTTGAACAGCGCGATGTGCTCGGCGCTCACACTTCTGATCCCCGACATCGTGCCGAGGAGCACTGGGAAGAACGCGAGCAGCGCGACCACGACGACCTTCGAGGTCAGCCCGAACCCGAACCAGATGACGAACAGGGGCGCGATGGCGACCTTGGGGATCGACTGGATGGCGACGATGTACGGGTAGATCATGCGGTTCAGGATGTCGACCTCGACCAGTACGACCCCGAGCACCAGGCCGAGCACGGTTCCGATCGCCAGCCCGCTGAACGCCTCGGTGAGCGTGACCTGGGTGTGGTAGAGGAAGCTCCTCGTCGCGCCGGGATCGGTCAACGCCTGGAGGACTTCACCGAGCGGCGGAAAGATGAACGACGGGATGCCGAGTGCCCTGGGCACGTACTCCCAGGCCACGAGGAGCACCACCAGGAAGGCGAGCGGCGGAACGTGCCGCCGGGACGCGACCCCACGCCTCTTGGCGGAACCCTGGGCGCGGGACGGTGTCAT is part of the Micromonospora olivasterospora genome and encodes:
- a CDS encoding CoA-acylating methylmalonate-semialdehyde dehydrogenase, giving the protein MSDPNKPTLGHWINGRRVASETARRAAVFDPALGAATREVVLADATETAAAVEAARHAFEEWSQLSAARRQTVVFRFRELLNSRKEELARIITGEHGKAVSDAAAEVQRGLEVVDLATAFPHLTSGRYAQNVSTGVDVHSVRQPLGVVAVISPFNFPAMVPLWFTPIAIAVGNTVVLKPSERVPSAALWLAELWKAAGLPDGVFNVLQGDRVAVEALLHHPDVQAVSFVGSTPVARSIYESAARVGKRVQAFGGAKNHMLVLADADLDAAADQAVSGGFGSAGERCMAISVVLAEESIADELNARIQERAARLRVGDGRTDPDMGPLITRQHRDRVASYIDIAERDGATVLVDGRHCRVDGHENGFWLGPTLLDGVPTTSKAYEDEIFGPVLAVVRVKDLDEGLRLINSSQFGNGTAIFTNDGRAARRFEREVQVGMVGVNVPVPVPVSYFAFGGWKDSLLGDAPAYGPEGFAFFTRQKAVTSRWVTSTRSSLSMGFPEND
- a CDS encoding amidase; translated protein: MTELVETSLNRCADIERHVHAFAHIDAAQASARAAELDAMLDAGYQPRSPLFGIPLAVKDVIDVAGMPTRAGSRLFSGAPAAEHDATVVRALRAAGAVLIGKTHTHEMAMGTVTPTTRNPHDLTRIAGGSSGGSAAAVAAGEVLGALGTDTGGSIRIPAALCGVAGLKPRTHSVDMAGQIPLSPIADSCGPLAANVRDLSALWSAMSGRPTTAVDVNRLGVLAPADLGDVESAVGIAYEHLGESLARHSRVSTVTVQVPAFDEWYPVRLVPLFADAYQAHHAAGWYPAGRGLYSRGLRTVLDAAAQHTAADLLAAWKTLTHLTERLMAAFSVCDALVLPTVPTTAPLRTAVDDDSRPRAELTGASRQLTRFCAPVNWSPLAAVTVPFGTDERGLPVGMQCVALDEERALSAARLVEGLAGTY
- a CDS encoding ABC transporter permease; amino-acid sequence: MTPSRAQGSAKRRGVASRRHVPPLAFLVVLLVAWEYVPRALGIPSFIFPPLGEVLQALTDPGATRSFLYHTQVTLTEAFSGLAIGTVLGLVLGVVLVEVDILNRMIYPYIVAIQSIPKVAIAPLFVIWFGFGLTSKVVVVALLAFFPVLLGTMSGIRSVSAEHIALFKVHRATRGQIRRKLLLPSALPSIFTGFEMAVVFSTLGAIVGEFVGAQAGLGVLILQAQYRMNTGAVFACLLILCAVGITLNVIVRIVRRRILYWVPGEKSLKV